TCAATATTAAAGAGTTAAGTATGcaaaatttacaaaaagTTAATGGTCAAAGTATAactataaaaatataataaaacaataaacaataacaacTCTCAGAATTGCAAAGCTTGACccttttgcttcttttcaCCACCCAATTCGAAGTGCTTACATCTCTTCAAGGTTAATTGGGCTCTAGTCTTACATTTGACACATTCCAATCTCAAAACAACCTTCTTGGTAGTCTTAGCTTTCTTGTGGAAAACAGGCTTGGTTTGACCACCGAAACCAGATTGTTTACGGTCATAACGTCTCTTACCTTGAGCGAACAAGGAAGCCTTACCAGCTTTGTATTGAGTAACCTTGTGTTGAGTGTGCTTACGACAGGTCTTACCCTTACAGTAGGTCTTTCTGGTCTTTGGGACGTTAACTGGTTCAAAATGATATCACAGCAAATTTAGCATGATAGTTGATTGTTAGTAATTGatcttaaaaaaaaagtaatttGACTGCACATGTAATTAGttgtatcttttttctgTAATGGGGAAACGGCTAAATTCACAAATATCTAATGAGTATTACTAATGATATCCTCAATATATTTTCTAACCAGAGTTCTTATTAAAAGGGCCAATAAAAGTATCATTCAGGTGTTCAGTACTTTAggaaatgatgaaaatatttaacTAGCTCAAAAGTAAATGAAGTTtaataactattagttTCTTGCTTGACATGGATTTGCCCTACGATTCAggatattttaaaaagttCTTTAGCATTCTAGTAGTACCTGTGTACTAATTACACTCTCACGCCCTAATGGAGATAAATAACATGGTTTGTCTATTCCTAATCGTCCACATACCCATTATTACTGATTGTTTTTTTGCTTAATCTCCTTCAATTTACGTTAAAACAGTGAAAATACCACATCAATTAAGATATACATTGTCAACAATATGGATGTATCTCTGAGTTCATTTCGACGAATAATTTTACCTCTCTTGGTGGAAAGCCTTCCCTCCCCCTGGCGGAACCCATCATCCCGTCGAACAACTAAACCGTCAGCGTTGCCGCACCGACGGACGTCTCTCTAGAGGTCGTCTCTCCGTCTGAACATACGCACTGTTGGTACGATGCAGCGGCAGTCTGGCCGCATTTTTGACAGCgatctttttttgtatcaAGACTTCTTCCAATGTCAGGATTTATTTTCATGATGTATGGGTGTATCGGATGTTCGGATGTCACtgtcttttattttgaagtttGTGACAGAGAATGCTatggaaaataatatgtaGCAACATAGCCAACTAATTGCCATTGCATTAAATTTTGGCAGTACTATTTAAAATGCCATGTTTTATGTTGTTACAGTAAGTTATTGACATTCTTCTGGTGTTGCCCGCTTCGCTTTCTTAAAACGGttaaatattgaaaaagtttcacAAGACACGAAATCAAAAAGGATCCATTTTGGTATAAAAATAGCATATTGCATAACTTAACTaaaaagattaaaaaaagtcaaagCTACACTGGCATACTTTGAACtgttttttcaaagctGTCTCCACGTGGAAAGTTTATTTCATCAAAActattatcaaaaattgtGGTTTTGTTAATACAAAAGctgatatatatataatatgGCATTTAGTGATTTTGCTGCCATATGCTCAAAGACCCCGTTGCCATTATGTTCGGTAATAAAGTCTAAAACCCATCTAATACTTTCGAACTCAACAATTATACATGATTTTGATCCTTTAAATTTGAATGTCGGTGTACTGCCACGCTGTTATGCTCGGTCGATTGATCTTGCCAATACAGTCATCTTTGATGTCGGGAACGCATTCATAAATATTGGTGCTCTAGGTGTCATTTTAATCATACTTTATAACATAAGACAGAAGTATACTGCTATTGGCAGGTCTGAATATCTCTACTTTTTCCAACTAACATTGctattgataatatttaCCTTGGTGGTAGACTGTGGTGTATCTCCCCCCGGCTCTGGGTCATATCCATACTTCGTGGCTATACAAATAGGACTGGCGGGTGCATGTTGCTGGGCCTTATTGATAATCGGGTTTTTAGGTTTCAATTTATGGGAAGATGGGACTACAAAGTCCATGCTGTTGGTCCGTGGAACGTCCATGCTAGGATTCATAGCCAATTTTTTAGCCTCTATTTTAACCTTCAAAGCATGGATCACCGACCATAAAGTAGCAACAATGAACGCTTCAGGGATGATTGTCGTCGTTTACATAATAAACGCCATTTTCTTATTCGTTTTCGTTATTTGTCAATTACTGGTATCCCTATTGGTAGTTCGAAACTTATGGGTCACAGGAGCTATCTTTTTGGGgctatttttctttgtagCAGGCCAGGTATTGGTTTATGCCTTCTCTACACAAATTTGTGAAGGGTTCAAGCACTACTTAGATGGCCTCTTTTTTGGAAGCATCTGTAATGTGTTCACATTAATGATGGTTTACAAGACTTGGGATATGACTACCGACGACGACTTGGAATTTGGTGTAAGTGTTAGCAAGGACGGTGACGTGGTGTATGATAATGGATTTATGTGaaatgcttcttttttctattaCCATATATAGAAAATAGGTGTATACTATTAGTTTAATGTAATAAGCAGGACTATGACAAACCAAAGAGTGAAAGTAGCCGTTTCCACGTTTTAACGGCTTGTGTACACTTTGACAGTCAATCAGCGTAGTGACTTCTTTTATCAGCGGAAACAACCATATCCATAAAAGAAACGTGATGGTCGTTCCCGTAGTTTATTAAGTAAGATGACAAATTATCCTTCTTTAGtcaattgaaaacaaaacttcTTAATCTGTTTCCAATGTTTTAAAGTCGCTCATATGTTCATGACTACTTTTCCATGAGAGGGTTCTACGAAAAGCATCATCTTATTTTCGCAACGCTGCGGGTTTAGGCCTTTCCGCTGGTCTCTTTTCTGTTTACAGTTCTGCCCGAATGTAAACAAATACTTTGCGAAAAGTAAATAATGtattctgaaaaaaaaaaagagaactGTGAACAATGCTTGATAGTTGTAGGAATATCTTAGAAGAAAGGGGATAGATTATCTGGAAAATCGtttgaataaaataagAACCAGTAATTCATTCGTTTAAAttggaaaaacaaaacataaAAGAACCAGCAATGTCTTGGTTGCCTGTTAATGTAAAAAGTTCTCCCAAAAGATGACAGGAAACTCGTTAACTCATACTCGGTATATAAGAGGAAACTTATCTAATGTTTCATTcattcttcctcttctgcTTATTCGATGtctattgaaaaacttcaagTAAACCAGCAATATCGACTTCCATTAAGTAGACAGCGAGCCTGAAACAAAGAATATACTGTTTCAATTCCAACTAAAGCCACTCCCTCAAGcgttattattttttgaattataTTTTCGGGTTTTAAGCTAACTCTAGTCATTCCTTACTACATTTTATTGTAACTCTTCAGTAGAGCTAACCACAGTCATTccttaatattttttaacacAGATCTCTTTCACAGAGTAGAAATAAAGCCACTCCTTTAACAAATtacaaagaaatgaaatttaatttttctacaattttcaatatcttattctttttattcaCCTTAATTGAAGCCAACAGCAATGGGGAAACAGTCAAACTTATTACTTCTGATGGTATTGTTTACAGTTATGCTGTCTACACAAAGACTCTTGCGCCGGCAAGGGTTGTGGTTAAAACGATTTCATATACTACTACAAGGGTATATCCGATTACTTTAGCTAATTCCGTCGTTTCTTCCACTACTGAAAAGATAACAGAGGTTTCAACGGTGTCAGCTTCAGAACAAGTTAGTGCTACTCAAACAAACTCATTGGTTTCTACTTCTACTGTTTCCACTATCAGTCCAACGATTTCATCTGGTTCTTCAACATCCTCTAGCTCTACATACGATATCGAATCATCTCAAAGTATCGAATCGTCAGGTACATCTTCCGCTACAGCCGAACCATCTGCGTCTTCAGGTTTTCGTTTGACTTCTAGTTCTGCTTTTGTTTCATCTACTGCACCTTTCTCTTCCCAactttcttcatcttcatcttctgaaacatcatcctcatcattttcaacatcatcatcatctgCCCCTCTTTCCttaacttcttcttcttcttcttcttcttctttcgCCACTATTATTACCTTGGCACCATCGAGCTCAAAAAGCGGAAACTCTCAACTAACTTTGGCGTCATCGTCTTCCACTTCCGCAGTTGAGTCATCCCAAACAGGGTCCACTATAGCAAGAACTACCTCTACACTGGTACCCTCTTCTAGCGTAGATACAACGTCTAGAGCAACGACATCCATGCCATTAGAATCGTCTTCTACGCAATCGATATCCGTCTCCAGCTCGGATGGCACTTGTTACGTTTtttatgatgatgatgactACTATAGTACTGTCTACTTAACTAACCCGTCTCAATCCGTTGATGCCGCCACCACTATAACTAGTACAAACACAATTTATGCTACGGTTACCATTTAGCGCTTAGGCATAATGGTGGTGcattcttttctatttgtTTTCTCAGGCgtattttttccattattttttgttaaaaatagtaaaaagacagtattatttattcatttttcctCGTGTTGTTATAACGACTAAGTTTcctaatttctttattttgtttttttctcatgatcttttcattttgtagTTTCAACTATTATATACAATGTGTATACTATAACTTAATTTTATTAGTTACCTCTTACTAAGGATACTGATTCTTCCCCACTCATTTCATGAATTCATCACAAGTCTTTAGTATTTTTCATATGGAAATTACATCACCtatatatatcaaaatGTTCCGGCGAGTACATTGTCAGAATCTACAGTTTTTCCTGATATGAGCAGTGATATGGAGAAAGAGACACTAAAtaagaacaaaatattgCCGTAGATTTAATGATTCAATCATGTGTGTCAAATTTGTTCTCCATTGCATCTTCCTATTTGACATTTGTCTCATGACCACGACATTGTACATTACCAGGTAAGGCTACAATTAGCCTCACCGATGTAACGTTATATAACGCTGCGGTCGTAGAATATgatttttctgaattttaatttttttttttttttttttcatttctttaaCATCTAAAATAGATTTTAGAATCAGAAAAGTGAAGAGTATTCCACATCATCGACTTATTCTACCAACATTTAATAAGAACGTACCCAAGAATAAAAGTCCACAAGTATAACAATGTCTCGCGAAGGGTTCCAGATTCCAACAAATTTAGACGCCGCAGCTGCAGGTACTTCTCAAGCTAGAACGGCAACTTTGAAGTATATTTGTGCTGAATGTTCTAGTAAATTATCTTTATCCAGAACTGATGCAGTCCGTTGTAAGGACTGTGGTCATAGAATCCTGTTGAAGGCTAGGACTAAGAGATTGGTTCAATTTGAAGCTAGATGAATGGAGAGACTGAAAACCATAATGGGTTACCGGGGCAGAATAATACGAAATAAAGAACCTAGGTTTTCCAAGGTTTTTGCAATATATAAACTTGTGCTTGATTTAAGTTTATGCAGCACTTTTCTTCCAGCAAATtctttatgtttttttaaGGGAAAACGTATATCACTTAGAGATtatattaatgaaaaaaggtGTATACAAATgtataataataatagtataTAAGAAAAGTATTCGCTATTTATAGTGATTTTAGTTTGTACAATGTactgtattttttttaaatgtagtattttatatatatgttaCATTAGTTCGAACTGAAAAGGAACTTATGAATTAAATCATCACAATTCTTGGTTCTTCCGTAAAGCTGAATTGCCGGACGGTTATTCCCGCATTCTTCAAGACCTTGAAACTTTCCTCGTCCATTCTATAACTTTGGCTATAAACTACTTCACTGATGCCTGTTTGAACAATCTTTACAGAACATGTTAAGCAAGGGCAAGTATCACAGTATAAGGTCGCATTTTGACCTACACGATCCCTGCCAGCTTCCAGTAGTGCATTCTCTTCTGCATGTAAGCATAAGCAAGTGTGCAGATTTCTAGAATCACCGTCATTGCAACGTGGGCAACCGCCATTGAAACAATTTGTTAAATGTCGAGGAGTCCCATTATAGCCAGTAGCAATCACTCTGCATTCTCTCACAATCACGCAACCAACTCTACGTTTCATGCAATTGGAACGAGATGCTGCTAGTGTGGCTAACTTCATAAAATAGCTATCCCAACTAGGCCTCATTAATGGAGCCATTTGTTTCTCTTTGTCATCGAGAATCTTTAATTGTGTGGTAATGTTATTAATCAAGCTCTGTCTCCTTCCTCTGCGGTCCTCATTAACTATTTTAAATCTCAAATGGGATTTCTCCCTTAATTTGATGCCTTCAGGCTGAAAGTCATGTTGATCAATGGCTTGTATTATTTGTTCTAATGATAAGCTTTCTGCTTGAGTCGTTTTCCTGTATAATGCTACCCTTGTAGTGACAGGAGCGTCGATAGAAagatgaacaaaaaatggTCTCTTTTCCAGTTTCTCCAGTaatgataatttttctaGGAATATAACTGAATTTTTTGTGTAATTTTTCGTAGCATAATCTAATATCTCCTCTGGATTATCTAGGTGATTGAGtaattcaaaatgaaaatgatcaACCAACATGTTAATAACATCTTCGCATCCGCAAAATTTCGTACCACTTACACCAATTAACATAATCGTGTTATATTGATTAGTGTAGCATTCACACCTTTAATGTGCCAAAAAAAGATGTTGAATTCTATGGTAATGCAGAAGTTTCAATTCTCGAGATTGCCTACATCATCTCATAACTGCGTACCGCGCGTTCTTgcaaagaacaaaaaagtgaaaaaattataatgGGGCGAGCTGGGAATTGAACCCAGGGCCTCTCGCATGCTTTGTCTTCCTGTTTAGGCAGGAAGTCGCCCAAAGCGAGAATCATACCACTAGACCACACGCCCATGTATCTGTTGGTGTTCTAAATAAAGAATTAAACTATGTAGGCATAAAAAGAGACGGGAGCATCTTAAAGATGCAACTGGATGGAGAATGGCAaaatatgaagaagaaggaaggaaaagaaatattattatgcGTAACTGTTGATTCCTTTTTGTGGATTTCTTGAGGAGAATGTCTTTTTGAAGAGtgggtgaattttgagataattgttgggattccatttttaataaggcaataatattaggtatgtagaatgtactagaagttctcctcgaggatttaggaatccataaaagggaatctgcaattctacacaattctataaatattattatcatcattttatatgttaatattcattgatcctattacattatcaatccttgcgtttcagcttccactaatttagatgactatttctcatcatttgcgtcatcttctaacaccgtatatgataatatactagtaacgtaaatactagttagtagatgatagttgatttttattccaacacttttatatattctgTATTTGATGTTATAGCTTTATCAATTACAGAATGccaaaaattatcaaattattcACCAATATCCCAAATTTTAATGCAACCGTTATGATCCGACTATTGATAAAGGAAATTCCTATTCTACATAATGTTACTggtatttcttcttccgtTTTTTATGTCGTCATTCGTCATCCTATTGCATTATCAATCtttgcgtttcagcttccattaAATTATGaagattatttttcaatcttaAAGTCATCTTCTTACACTGgatataataatatactagCAGTATGAATATTAGTCGATAGACGATAGTTGGTTCTATTTCGACGGGTAATATTCTACTAATACCAATGACACTATTAATTTACCTAACagaaattcttcttcaattgacCCTAGCGTTTGCCTTATTATCAAGACACTGAAGGTAAAGTTGCCGATAAACTTTTTGGGTTCCACTGTGCACCTATTTCTATGCTTCAATAAGCAGTTCCAGGTAAGGTTTCACCATTTCAACCCAAGTAAATGCTATGTAgttataatattaattaATGTGTTCTACTGGTTTTTCTGTGCATAAAAAAGACGCTCTGACGCCATTTATCTTGGTGTGTTACCCGTTAGGAAAAGTGGCGTTGCTAAAATTGTTGAAACCCGATCTCATCGCCTGGTAAACAATACAAACAAGGATTTGAACAAggttttatcattttctgaTACGTTTTTTGTACttacaaaataaaagatacAAAAATCACTAAGAAAACTAAtctatcaataaaaatgagTAGTGAACTCATGTTCAACTATACTTTTAGCTGGCCTGCTGGTCCAAAAGATGTTATTTTAACAGGAACGTTTGATGACTGGAGGGGCACTTTACCCCTCGTGAAGACCGCCAAGGGAAATTTCGAAATTACTATGCCCGTGAAGCTAGCCAACAAGGATGATACGTTTCAGTTTAAGTTTATTGTGGATGGCGTTTGGTGCGTTAGTGATTCGTATAAAAAGGAGCATGTTAGTGAAGGAATCGAAAACAATTTCTTACAAATTACCGATTTAGTTGAAACGCAGGAAGTTGCCGGTGCCAGTAGAATCCCGGAGGCAGGTGGCCTATTATGTGGTAAACCGCCTCGTTCAGCAGGTCCTCCTTCTACAAGTaatagaaagaaaaacaagcgtaacaataagaaaagaagatctaaattgaagaaaaagagtaCTAAGAACAACAAGAAGTCAAATGAAAGTTTAGAcgataatgaagaagaagacggGGTGACTGGAACTACTACTGAAGATGTTACTGGAACCTCTAGGGAAGAAACTCCATTGGCGGAGCCTACTAATGTTTCCAAAGAAGCTCCGGGCAATTTCCATATTCTGCCAATCGATCAAAGTGCAGACACAACTCAATCAAATGGTATAATTGGTGGACCAGGTCCTGTTCTTGTCCCAAACCCTGGTGAAATCAAGGAATTTACCGAAATTAGAGACGTTGATGCTAGGGAATTGAATGAAAGActtaacaaaaaagaagaggtTCCAGAACCCGTTGCTGGCCCTATTGTTGAATCATCAGTTACGGAAAAGAGTCCTGCTCTTCCACAAGCTGACGACCCGATTGTTGAGACCAAGGAAGTGGCTCATAATGTGCAGGAACTTACTCCTCAAGTGGAAGCGGTTACTCCGTTAATAAATGAGCCCGAACCATTACCAACTCCGGAAGCACAAATATCTATACCTGAGTCATCGAAAGTTGAACCAGTGGAGGGGTCTCTTCAATCTAAGTTGGTGGAGAAACGTGAGTCCACTGAAGGTGTATTAGACGGTTCCAAAAAAGTAGAAAATAAggcaaaaaaagatgaagaggtCTTTACATTAGACCCCATCGTTAACAAAGCTCCCAAGCTACCCTTGACTGACGAGCAAACAGCTGAAGGTAGAAAATCACCAGCAGTgtcagaagaaaaagaaaagaaaaagaagcaagaaaaaggcTCTAAAGAGGTCAAGAGGTCAGAAAccagtaaagaaaaaaagccttCTGCCAAAGAGGTTAAGAAACAAACTGTAAAAGCCCCAAAGAAACAGACAGCTTCTCCTTTGTCTTCTTCGACAGAAGAGcccaagaagaagaaaactggTTTCTTCGGCAAATTGAAGAAGCTATTTAAGTGAATTATCTAAGGATTGGTCTCATGTTGCCGAATCATAGaaatataagaaaaaaattaaaaaaaaaaagaaagaaagtaTAATACTAATATTGGCAATAATGCTAACACATTACtaataatagcaataatattaataataataataataataataaattataataatagcagtaataaaaatatcaaataataataatagtaatagtagtagtagtagtagCAGTTGTagtaatgataataataatataataataatataataatagtataataatagtataAGTAGTTGTAGGtaaaaatctttgatttATCTTATCTGGTTGCAATGCTTCTCCCCTCTGATGCCTAATATGTCTATCTTTATCCTATACCAATTGGCAGGGGAGCAATCATAATTTACATTAATATCGTCCACCATACCCTGAAATTCCAAAAGAGTTCGAGAAATTGGAAGGTACAGCATTTCATTTACTCACTTatttgatcttttcttttgttttctgGTAAACATCTTTGTTTTAAATGGGCTCTCTACAACAAAACATGAAAAGTactcaagaaaaaaaatctttattAGCGTTggaatcaaaaaatatatagCATTAGCAGAACGTTAAAGAGGATATTTGGTTTCTAGTCTAAATGGTGTTCCCTTTTCGAAACTGTATAAAATGAAAGGTAAGGTTCGAACTTCTGTGGCCTTACTTATTGCGTTCATATTCCGTGAAACTAGTATATATTAAAGGTTGCAAGCCAAGAGTTTCATTGAACACCAAAATGTTTACCAAGCAAGAACACGTCACCGCATTAATAACCAATATAAATTTCATTTAAGTTATTTTCATAGGATATTTACAAGGTATTCCCTATAAAgtataagaaaagatacatgtcataaaaaaaa
This genomic interval from Saccharomyces cerevisiae S288C chromosome VIII, complete sequence contains the following:
- the RPL42B gene encoding 60S ribosomal protein eL42 RPL42B (Ribosomal 60S subunit protein L42B; required for propagation of the killer toxin-encoding M1 double-stranded RNA satellite of the L-A double-stranded RNA virus; homologous to mammalian ribosomal protein L36A, no bacterial homolog; RPL42B has a paralog, RPL42A, that arose from the whole genome duplication), whose translation is MVNVPKTRKTYCKGKTCRKHTQHKVTQYKAGKASLFAQGKRRYDRKQSGFGGQTKPVFHKKAKTTKKVVLRLECVKCKTRAQLTLKRCKHFELGGEKKQKGQALQF
- the CHS7 gene encoding Chs7p (hypothetical protein; may be involved in chitin biosynthesis by regulation of Chs3p export from the ER; relocalizes from bud neck to ER upon DNA replication stress), yielding MAFSDFAAICSKTPLPLCSVIKSKTHLILSNSTIIHDFDPLNLNVGVLPRCYARSIDLANTVIFDVGNAFINIGALGVILIILYNIRQKYTAIGRSEYLYFFQLTLLLIIFTLVVDCGVSPPGSGSYPYFVAIQIGLAGACCWALLIIGFLGFNLWEDGTTKSMLLVRGTSMLGFIANFLASILTFKAWITDHKVATMNASGMIVVVYIINAIFLFVFVICQLLVSLLVVRNLWVTGAIFLGLFFFVAGQVLVYAFSTQICEGFKHYLDGLFFGSICNVFTLMMVYKTWDMTTDDDLEFGVSVSKDGDVVYDNGFM
- the DSE2 gene encoding Dse2p (Daughter cell-specific secreted protein with similarity to glucanases; degrades cell wall from the daughter side causing daughter to separate from mother; localizes in birth scars; expression is repressed by cAMP), whose amino-acid sequence is MKFNFSTIFNILFFLFTLIEANSNGETVKLITSDGIVYSYAVYTKTLAPARVVVKTISYTTTRVYPITLANSVVSSTTEKITEVSTVSASEQVSATQTNSLVSTSTVSTISPTISSGSSTSSSSTYDIESSQSIESSGTSSATAEPSASSGFRLTSSSAFVSSTAPFSSQLSSSSSSETSSSSFSTSSSSAPLSLTSSSSSSSSFATIITLAPSSSKSGNSQLTLASSSSTSAVESSQTGSTIARTTSTLVPSSSVDTTSRATTSMPLESSSTQSISVSSSDGTCYVFYDDDDYYSTVYLTNPSQSVDAATTITSTNTIYATVTI
- the RPC10 gene encoding DNA-directed RNA polymerase core subunit RPC10 (RNA polymerase subunit ABC10-alpha, found in RNA pol I, II, and III; relocalizes from nucleolus to cytoplasm upon DNA replication stress; localizes to the peroxisome in a Pex5p-dependent manner), producing MSREGFQIPTNLDAAAAGTSQARTATLKYICAECSSKLSLSRTDAVRCKDCGHRILLKARTKRLVQFEAR
- the DCD1 gene encoding deoxycytidine monophosphate deaminase (Deoxycytidine monophosphate (dCMP) deaminase; involved in dUMP and dTMP biosynthesis; expression is NOT cell cycle regulated); this translates as MLIGVSGTKFCGCEDVINMLVDHFHFELLNHLDNPEEILDYATKNYTKNSVIFLEKLSLLEKLEKRPFFVHLSIDAPVTTRVALYRKTTQAESLSLEQIIQAIDQHDFQPEGIKLREKSHLRFKIVNEDRRGRRQSLINNITTQLKILDDKEKQMAPLMRPSWDSYFMKLATLAASRSNCMKRRVGCVIVRECRVIATGYNGTPRHLTNCFNGGCPRCNDGDSRNLHTCLCLHAEENALLEAGRDRVGQNATLYCDTCPCLTCSVKIVQTGISEVVYSQSYRMDEESFKVLKNAGITVRQFSFTEEPRIVMI
- the CRP1 gene encoding Crp1p (Protein that binds to cruciform DNA structures; CRP1 has a paralog, MDG1, that arose from the whole genome duplication), producing MSSELMFNYTFSWPAGPKDVILTGTFDDWRGTLPLVKTAKGNFEITMPVKLANKDDTFQFKFIVDGVWCVSDSYKKEHVSEGIENNFLQITDLVETQEVAGASRIPEAGGLLCGKPPRSAGPPSTSNRKKNKRNNKKRRSKLKKKSTKNNKKSNESLDDNEEEDGVTGTTTEDVTGTSREETPLAEPTNVSKEAPGNFHILPIDQSADTTQSNGIIGGPGPVLVPNPGEIKEFTEIRDVDARELNERLNKKEEVPEPVAGPIVESSVTEKSPALPQADDPIVETKEVAHNVQELTPQVEAVTPLINEPEPLPTPEAQISIPESSKVEPVEGSLQSKLVEKRESTEGVLDGSKKVENKAKKDEEVFTLDPIVNKAPKLPLTDEQTAEGRKSPAVSEEKEKKKKQEKGSKEVKRSETSKEKKPSAKEVKKQTVKAPKKQTASPLSSSTEEPKKKKTGFFGKLKKLFK